In the Duncaniella freteri genome, one interval contains:
- a CDS encoding phage protein Gp36 family protein has translation MSQFVQLSDYDASIHREILDALTRDDDTVVEICEDRAIAEMRCHLSKRYDCDRIFSAAGDDRHQLILMMVLDIAVYHIFCIHNPQKLSQVRKDRYERAVEWMRAVSREDISIEGAPMLPEEERSSGASFRIRSNHKRVCHM, from the coding sequence ATGAGCCAATTTGTTCAGCTTTCAGACTATGATGCGTCCATACACCGTGAGATACTCGATGCGCTGACGCGTGACGATGACACCGTGGTGGAGATATGCGAGGACAGGGCGATAGCCGAGATGCGCTGCCACCTGTCGAAACGCTATGACTGCGACCGCATCTTCTCCGCCGCCGGCGACGACCGGCACCAGCTTATACTGATGATGGTCCTTGATATCGCCGTGTACCATATATTCTGCATACACAACCCGCAGAAGCTGTCACAGGTCCGCAAGGACCGCTACGAGCGGGCGGTGGAATGGATGAGGGCGGTGTCCCGCGAGGACATCTCGATAGAGGGCGCGCCGATGCTGCCGGAGGAGGAGCGGAGCTCCGGCGCGTCATTCCGCATCCGCAGCAACCACAAACGAGTCTGCCACATGTAA